In a single window of the Geotrypetes seraphini chromosome 11, aGeoSer1.1, whole genome shotgun sequence genome:
- the SPATA2 gene encoding spermatogenesis-associated protein 2 → MDTKYRDDLFKKYVQFHEFKVDSSDGRQRSISDEYLRTAASALLSLYKIDPFYRFRIVNLYEVAENSLRSPKSSNLRALHIAFEVLETVGINLFLYPWKKEFKRIKTYTGPFVYYIKSALIEEDISQILNYMGYVHELGAVYKLKDMVDAAQVKWISFELFLARVECELLLEIHSQVKDKGYLELDVVHERKNSNEDVRGCSNELKRRAECKENLNVSMTRMVLQKSASERASKDYFKPKVTKPSKSVDTYESYWENKNKPPLMTSLSLRKEPVLVDSEDDIKDEIIRPSPSLLTMSSSPHGCSDEFVHISCNPNGVLRTNPNHIYFSAQEDLDLYTDPDSRSMLHVKRQEPVKADVWLLRNDIGPAYYKRTHPAKETTSIKCQSCGVSCGTSVCQKCEILFLGSDYQAVKQSSLSGRTPVNDSMPSGSVLREKLHSSQAASQDRVYLNTKMKPAPLRCGFCNRPGASNTCTVCSKVSCDACVSAYCRDHCGRKNDYHKFTPNNQLNYKSNPLSHIVYR, encoded by the exons ATGGATACAAAATACCGGGACGACTTATTCAAAAAGTATGTACAGTTTCATGAGTTCAAAGTGGATTCTTCAGATGGCAGGCAGCGCTCCATTAGTGATGAATATCTTAGAACTGCAGCTTCAGCCTTACTCAGCCTGTACAAAATTGATCCCTTTTATAGATTCAGGATAGTAAACCTTTATGAGGTGGCTGAAAACTCCTTAAGATCTCCAAAATCTTCAAATTTACGTGCCCTTCATATTGCATTTGAAGTGCTGGAGACAGTTGGAATTAATCTCTTCCTTTATCCTTGGAAGAAAGAGTTCAAACGCATTAAG aCTTACACAGGACCATTTGTTTATTATATAAAGTCTGCATTAATTGAAGAAGATATAAGTCAAATCTTGAACTACATGGGATATGTTCACGAACTGGGAGCTGTGTATAAACTCAAAGACATGGTTGATGCTGCCCAAGTGAAATGGATTTCATTTGAACTTTTCTTGGCTAGAGTTGAATGTGAACTGCTACTTGAAATCCATTCACAGGTAAAAGATAAAGGATATTTGGAACTTGATGTTGTACATGAGCGAAAGAATAGCAATGAGGATGTTCGTGGATGCAGTAATGAGCTGAAAAGGCGTGCTGAATGCAAAGAAAATTTGAATGTGTCTATGACCCGTATGGTACTTCAAAAATCAGCTAGTGAAAGGGCCTCTAAAGACTATTTTAAACCAAAAGTAACCAAGCCTTCTAAGTCTGTTGACACTTACGAGAGCTACTGGGAAAACAAGAACAAACCTCCTTTGATGACATCTTTGAGTCTTCGGAAAGAACCAGTTTTGGTTGATTCAGAAGATGATATCAAAGACGAAATCATTCGTCCATCACCTTCTCTTCTCACTATGTCAAGCTCTCCTCATGGGTGTTCAGATGAATTTGTGCACATTTCATGCAATCCCAATGGAGTACTGCGAACAAACCCCAATCACATTTATTTTTCTGCTCAAGAAGATCTAGATTTATATACTGATCCTGATTCTAGAAGCATGCTACATGTTAAAAGACAAGAACCAGTCAAAGCCGATGTGTGGCTGTTAAGGAATGATATTGGTCCTGCTTATTATAAGCGTACGCATCCAGCCAAAGAGACCACATCCATTAAGTGCCAAAGCTGCGGTGTTTCTTGTGGCACTTCTGTTTGCCAGAAGTGTGAAATTTTGTTTTTAGGATCGGATTATCAGGCAGTCAAGCAAAGCAGTTTGTCTGGCAGAACACCTGTTAATGACAGTATGCCCTCTGGGAGTGTGTTACGAGAGAAACTGCATAGCTCCCAAGCAGCAAGTCAAGATAGGGTTTATCTAAATACAAAAATGAAACCAGCACCATTGCGTTGTGGCTTTTGTAACAGACCTGGGGCATCAAACACATGCACGGTTTGTTCAAAAGTCTCATGTGATGCTTGTGTCTCTGCATACTGTCGTGACCATTGTGGCCGAAAAAATGACTATCATAAATTCACACCCAACAATCAACTAAATTATAAATCGAACCCATTGTCCCACATTGTATATAGGTAG